AATGATATATAATAAGTAATACAGGTTACAACAATGTATTACAGGTTACACAGATTACACATGTGTTGATATCGTTTATCCgttaacagtttattaacactGTAATTACACAGACACATTGCACAAGGCGAATTATGAGTGCAGGCTGTTATGGCCTTCGATGTTCTGCGCCAGCTTGTataaattctgctttttgggCTTGTTTGTTGTCCTGTGTGTCTGCTATATGAGGAATCTTGGAAAGTCGTGCACCTGTTCGCAGGTTTCGGTCGCGATCTGGCAACAGCAGCTGGCTCGCCAGACGGCCTGGCGCGTCTCCGCGGCGCGCTGCGGAGCTGGAACGCGGACTCGTGTTGTGGAGACGCTGTCTCGAAGCCTCCACCTTTCGCCAAGGACAGCGAGCCTTGATCAGCACCGGCTGGCGTCCGGTTTCTGCCGCACTGACCAGGTGACATTGAGAAGCCTGCGACCACAGCGCACCTGCAGCGGCGGACATTACTTTAGCCCCAGAAGCCAGACAGGCTTGGAAGTCATGAGGCTGCGCACCGTTTAGGTTACAAGGAGAAGATCGGATTGGAAGAAAAGGTCCACCAGCTAACGCTTTTAAGGCAATGCAGCTTATGTCTGGCCTTATGCTAATGCATTATTGAGCTGGGTAACTATTAGCCGGAGATGTGGGCAGATCTGTAGTATATACCTGTAGTATCTGCTACGGCAGAGTAAGTGTTGGCTAAAGGGAATTTTAAACGGAATATCACAACTTAAGCACGTTAGCCACGAATCGAACTTCATGTCTagtgttaaatacatttacagggACCTCTCTACTGGGTTGCCTGGTTCGTAGTTTTCCCACTATATTCTGGTTTATTTTAGGTTTCAGGCGACCGATTTTGATTGACTAGTTTAAAATTGGACCAGATTAGATGTACACGTCTTATACTTGTTCgggtttttatttcatatgcTCGGTTTATAAATTAATCAGTAATTCCCCccaaacctggcaacactgtgTAGCCTTAAATTCGCTTATGAGAAAGATTATTAGCAGGCAGTGCAGTCCAGCAGTATGTAGACgtaactggaattaaagtgcaaTAAGTAAATTGATCACCGAAACGTAACCTCGAACCCAAAGACAATGATGATTGCGTGAAGAAGTTATGTATAATAGAAAATGAGTGAGAAGTCCGCGTGACGTGGGCGTGGTTATTTCTCCGTTCGATATGCTCCCCGGGTCCATCCAGATCACCGGGGAGTCGCTTTCCGGTGCCGAAATAAAGGATATCTGCGACAGCCTGAAGGAGAACAGCGTGCGCCTGCTCTCCGTGAGGGGTTGCCAGCTCTCGGACAGGGACTTCGGCCGCGTGTGTCGCGGCGTGGCGGAGTCGCACTCCCTGGCGCAGCTCAACCTCAACCTGGGCGTCGTGTCGAGCATCGGCCGTACCAAGCAGCTCGCAGACGCGCTCAGAGCCAACAGATCCATCCAGACGCTCTTGTAAGTAAAGACTCGTGTGGACATTCAGTGGACGCGATTCGGCCCATATCTGGCAACCTGTAGGCATTTGAAAATGCCGCAATTTTGGTAAGGCATTGACGATGATGTAAGCGGTTGCCACTGATTGATTGGCTTCTGAATTAAATTTTAAACGTGATGGTTGCTGCCTAAATTTTCCTCCCTGTCTAGACCAGTGGTTCTCACGTTCCTAATTATAAGGCAGCCACAGAGCCAGAATGGCCCAATTAAAGGAAAATGACAAGTTGGATCTATCCCGGGAGATTATTTtgagtaacataaaaaaatcccaTGTCATCTGTGCATATTTCTTCTCTTTTGAAGCCTCCATGGAAGCCCCCTCCTAGATGCGGGTTTGGTTGCCCTAAACACAGCGCTGTCAACACACCCATCATTGGTCTCGCTGGACCTGGGTGACTGCATGCTGGGGGACGAGGCCGTCCGGCTGATATGTGGCATGCTGCCTCCTGATGGGGCCAAATCAGGTACATCGGCTACAGAACATCTCACTCCCTCCGCACTGAAGAATCAGCTCATTCACCAAGAAGCGAGGTCTTTAATCGTCTTGACAGCATCTGTCTTTCTTAATAAAGTACCTGGGTAGAAGAATCCAACTAATGATGAGGGCCACTTTTGAAAACTGCCACAGCAGTTGAATTGCGATggtggtgctgtgctgctgtcatgtCTTATTTGCTGCTCCGACAGGTTTGAGGGAACTGACACTCAGTGCAAACCCGGCCATCAGTACCAATGGGTGGGCGCGGCTAGCGGTTGCCGTGGCACACAGCTCTCAGCTGAGGGTGTTGAACCTGGACTACAACCCACTGGGTGAGCAGCCGTCCCTGGAAGAAGTTAGTTAGTAGTTCTTCTGGATACAGCAAGTAGTAATGGCCCGTTTGTTGGCTTAAGGTGGTGCAAATGTGATAACAGGCACAGTAGAGATTTTATTCCATAAACAGACAATGCAAagaataaatgtacattatgtaaTTTATATAACACAGGTAAGCACTATATAGGACAGTGAATGGGGAGTGTTGATAGTTCACCTATCAGAATGTTAAAGAGCTttggctcctccctttttaaactttgctTTTAAAGACATTATTAAAGTTCACCTTCTGCACACCAACAAAATGAGTGgatgggtagttagttcctccccTCATACATACAGATAACTATCAAGCAGTCACCtcttgtttgtttctttctgtaaatcctgaagacattatcgatgtgacattagcaaacattcCATATGTGCTGCATCTGTTGTAGCACCTTGAAAGGCAGGCCCTTTACATGATGGATAATTATCAGCATCAGTTCAATGTTCCTTACAAGGCATACCATGAAAATCTTTTCCTCCTGGCTCACAGTGATTTTCCCATTTTCTCTTTGGAATTTTAATCCTAGTAATATCATCAATATTACTTTGTACATTGAAGTTTCAGGGGTACATGTACATCTGAGTGAACTTCAGTTGGATACGGTGTAGATGGTGGATGAAACCACAGCCTCCACTAACAAAAATTGCTGCCAGCAATTTACAAGAAGCCGTTTTATCAACACCACTGAGTAACATGCAGTTTGATTTgtacagtaattacagtaattacaaCTGATGCTTGGtgccgggtaaatggggagggtcgAGTCAGGAAGGCCAGGTCAGCTGTGACGATCAGCAGACGGGTTGATGCACTGTGGCGACCCCAAACGAGAATCGACAAAGTAGCATGATGAAGAGTACAAAAATTCACtggttaagtgaaagtgaagtgattgtcattgtgaaacactgcagcacagcacaaggtgacacaacgaaaatgtgtcctctgcttttaaccatcaccctgtgtgagcagtgagcagccatgactggcgcccgggagcagtgtgtggggacggtgctttgctcagtggcaccttggcagattaggattcgaaccggcaaccttctgattacggagccgcttccttaactgctaggccaccgctgtccccTTTGTTCGTTGATCTAGGCCATATTATAGCTTCCACAACACACTGCTTGGTTTTATCCAAGAACATTTTCATGCATAGGCTGGACATTTTGCTACGTTTTCTGGTTAGAATTGTCAGTCGataatgatattaataattcaatataaatattacagtGAATATTTTACCAGTCTAAATACTGTTGCTAAAATGTAAATAGAGCACACAGCATTTTTAAAcgcattaaaaattaattgcaACATGAAAGCATATTGAGGTAAATGAACAAGTCTATGCTCCCCTTTTTAATAATTGAAGGATTTCGATGCAGAGTGTGCATTTAATGTGTTATCTGCGGAATCAGCTTGTGTTGAGGCTTGTAGGCAGCGTGTTCCACCACCGCAGAACAACCATCCTGCCCAGACCTGCACATGGCAGGATGGTCTAGCAGCGACAGCAATATGCCTTCATATCCATTTTATCAAGGATGAAAAGAAGAACATAACAACTGCAGTGCCAACCTGTTGTGTGGATATATAGGACTGTGCAAAGGTTTTAGGCAGGTTTTTAACCCATAGTAAAATTgttcaaaaagcaaaaaaaaaaaaaaaatatagatgggggttggtctctcccaactctacagatggagaacaatattctattgctgctcagagaccAATAGGACAACAGAGTCTCTTTGTCTACACACAGAATGCCAAGGAAATTTTGCAATATATactttaggtaaatcaatatttgatcagttttttttatttgttaaattatcaaaattgcttgcagcatAGTTGAACAGTGGTTTTGTGTTTACTGGTTCATACTGGTGCACAGTACTGTAAGTATTTATAACTTTTACTACTGTATACAGTCATCTGGGTACATTCTTTATAACATATGGATATAAACATGTGGGACATCATGAGAAAATGCTGTCATTAGTTGTTCttattttgtttgcttttactTCCAGGGGACCAGATCGCTGGCATGTTGGCAGTAGCGGTGGCGTCCAGCAGATCTCTGGAAGTTCTGGACTTGGAGGGAACAGGGTTGACCAACCAGTCAGCACAGGTAACCAGCTCAGACATATATAAATAAGTATAACAATTTAGATTTGTATTGAATAAATAAGAATACTTTTAGAGTTGGAATCCTTTTGTGATTATTCATAGGAACATATTATCCTTTTCGATATTGGGGCAACAatcaacataaaacaaaacatatttcatgtttcaCATATATAATAAGTTATTCAATTACATTATGAAATTAGGTTCactaattataataaataaataatacacacacatacaaaatatttacactacttaaatctaaatatatagcaaatattttgtgtaatttagtcattttccctttatttttgtcCACTTTATGGCACTAGATGAAATtgattattacatttgtttCATTACATTGTCCAAAGTGACGTAGATCAGTGTTTTGTAGTCCATATCTGTCCATAACGGAAACTGATCTGAGTCTGGAAGGTGACAATGCGTCACatgttaataattaaaaaattaaaaccgaacattttaattaaactataaatatacattaagggtcagtttcccattcatggatgTTTTTCATTCAAAAGTGCTTTTAGTCTAGGACAAGGAAACTGACCCAAAGAATTCATGCATGTCCATTTTCTAGTATTTTCTATTGTCTGCTTGTGTCCACTGGGTGTTGCTGTTGTCCACAGAACCCATTAAGATGCTCAGTGGTCACATGGTCAGCCTCCTCCTGACAGTCTAATTACAGAATCTGTTCACTTTTCTTAAAGCAGCCACTGCAACCTTTTCATGTTCAAACAAATGAATGCGTCTCATCGAGTCCATGAAGGCTGACCGAGCAAACGCACCAAAGTCAAAGACGCCTGCCGCAGAGGCCACAGCTTTGATGTGGGGGGCAGCTCCTCCCTTTCTTCCTATGCGGTGCTGAACATAACCTTGAATGTGGTCTGAAATGCTCATTAGGGTGGAGCATATTAGCTATATTTTTTCACACTGAACACTCTTTCGCAGTAttgatacattttaaattaatttttattcaagTTGTATTTTCATCTGTAGGAAATTAACTCAAAATCGATATAATTAACTGCAGTTCTAGGATACAGAACTGCAGTTCTACACAGAAGAGAATGAGAAACCCTTTGTCAGCTACATATGTAATTATTTGTTCTTAAATATTGTTCTTAATCAAACTATTTTAATGGAAACCAGTGTCATCAGACACGGTGCTCCACTCCTTGATCTGCGTGTGAAAGGAGTTTTGTCACCGGTTTTAGGAAATAGTACTTTCACACTAGTCACAAGGCTGCAGTAGCAATAGACTGGACGTTTGCCCTCGAATGTCATTTCTTCAGGGAGCCAGTGGAGTGGGGGGTGAGATGGAGTTACTCCATTGTTGGAGCTCGGTCATTGTGAGCTGCTGTAGAGGAGAGGGCAGTGCATTGTGCCCATAGTTGTTCTTCCCTTTCATGCCTTTCCAGTGTGCCAATACCAAAATTGAAATTTCAGAGAGAGTCACATAAACACTTTTTCCCCTCaacatacagaacaggccaaaagtttggacttgATGTTCactcatgccttcagtgagaatctaccaatgtaaatggtcatgaaaataaagaaaacacattgaatgagaaggtgtgtccaagcctgtactgtatatcactTGAAGGGTTGAACTTCTTGACCTCACTGCTACCCTGAACATCCCTGGGCCTCTTTGGGTCCATTTCATGCTAGTACCGCCTCTTCTACCTCTCTGTGTGCCAGATCTTCCTGGACATGGTGGAGAACTACCCCACCTGCCTGCGCGTACTGGTTCTGGCGGAGAACGCCATCAGCcctgagctgcagcagcagatatCAGACCTGCTGTccgagggagaggaggaggacgacaaAGACGGCGAGGCCCACGGCAACGCCCAGTCGTCCAGGGAGAAGATTGCCTGGGTTCCCCACAGCAGTAAGGGCTAGAGCGGCCAACCAATCACTTGCCCTGTGTTCTGCTTCGAGGGCTGTGggggttttctctctctcttgctctgaAACATTCCCTCTGCTGGTGTGACAGCCTCTGGAATGCCACTGCAGTAAAACCCTATTTATGCTGCTGCCGCCATTGCAGAGAAATTCGCCGAATATCACCTCTTTAACTCTAATGGCTTGGTTTTTAGCTAAGAGCTGTAGACCTAGAGGCTGTGGAATTGTCTTCTATGGTAAAGTTGAGTCGTTGTCTTAGCAATTGCATAGAAATCAagaaaatattgtatattgtagagaataATCAAGAGCGCATTTAAGAATCCAATTTCCATGCAGTTTTCACtcattctatttatttaatagGTAACATATACAGAACCAAACCGTTTTCACGTCTTCccaagatatatatatatatatataaaaaagcagCTGCTAAGAATAACAACTCCACTATACTGTGTGCTTGAAGAATGGCACAAAAAATACTCATCCACTGTCTTTGACCCTTCCAGACTCCAACACCCAGGTGGTTCTGGTGACATCAGGACTGGGTGACAGCCTATTGGCTGAGACTGAGTTGTGACAAGGGACACatctactgttttttttgtcatttgcacTGCACAACCACGGCCAGAGCAAAGCCCACCAGTTAGTCGGCAACTCTCTGCATGACCTGTAGCACTTAGCAGAGGACTTTCCTGACGCTGGCACAATAACCTTGAACACCAAGTGACTTATTACACACGTATGACGTTAGtgattgaattatttatttcaaagaTCTTTATATGtacttatttaaatgtaattagtaagaGTACGCTACGATAGGCTTGTTAGGGTTGTTGTGGTGGTCTGAGCTGTCAATAAAACTGTTtacaacttttttaaaaaagtcaatTTTTTGTCCATACAAATGAAGTAATCTTGCAAAATTATAATTTGCCATAAACTATAATGTCAATCACTTTAATTCCTAGGGTAACCACGCCTTCTTAGGATGTAATGCACCCTTTCTGGGTGAAAGCAAAAAATTgcaacggggcagtggtgtgctagcggttaaagaaacggtcccgtaatcagaaggttgccaatctgtcaaggtgccactgaggtgccactgagcaaagcaccatccccacacactgctccccggacgcctgtcatggctgcccactgctcactcagggtgatggttaaaagcagaggacacgttttgttgtgtcaccgtgtgctgtgtttcacaatcacttcactttcaatttattgtaaattattGTTTCCAGTCAGGAATGTTATGtgggaaaatgtatatatcaatatatgatgtataaatataaaaactgacattttcatTGGGCATATTTCCCATTTGCTTGAGGGCTAATGGATATGCAGCTACAGTTTTGATTGAAACAGGATGATGGGCGGTGCTAAAGTGGAAGAGACCGCCAGCAGGGGCGCTACCCCTGTAAAGAATAAATATGTACACAAGGGTCAGGTTAATATCGTGCATGTTTTTATGATGATGGACCTGTCCAGGGTCTGTTAGTTATGTTGCTGGCAATGAGAGCAGGAGCAGAAACACACGGATGGATTGTAGCATAAATTAATCCATAAAAGCAGCATCTTTCCATTACTGCACTTATTCACATTATGAAATGAACACATTATGGCCCACAGCCATAGAAGGCATATCTGGGTTTCGAACTGAGTGCATTTCTGCTGGAAACCTCCATACAACATTTATTGTACTAAGTTTGTGAAGAAGCACCGTGGTCGGACTGCATACCTCTTTTTCTTTACAGGATTCGATTTCTGCTTCAGTAGAAGTGTGCATGCATGATAaaggcctgcagctgctgctgcattgtgtccctgtgctgCCTTTTCTTCTACTCCCATGTGCACTGGGCCTTGTTGATTAAGGTGCTTATTCCACAAAGGACAAGAAAGATCCGATTAAGCGCCTTTGTTTGCATCTCTACAGTTTCGTGCATTTCTTTCATTAAGCCGATTTTACCACACCGCAACGGTGACATACTTAAAAGGGAGTTTTCCTCCctctgaacattttattttccatttttgcgGAGTGGGTTTAGAGCGCACCGCCATCATTGAATGGGACTTTGAAGACGGGGATGTTTGAACAAAGAGGGTGGATTGCGGGGGTAAAAAATTGGATTAACAGAAGGTTGAGTGTCCAACGTTCCAcctgctgagcttctctctctATTCCAGCTGCGAACAGAAACCAGACATGAATGGAAGCGCTCTTTCTTCCTGGCTTGGTGTATCTAAGTGGCTGGTGAACTGTGAAGTTACCGACTATATAACAGTCCACCCCACCGTTGCCAGAGAGAGTACAGAGTTTTGAGTCAGTTCCagttaaaaaataatgttcaaTTGTAGGTTGTTGTTCTTATTCTCATATATTCTATATAGAATGGATAAAGCATACAGGATTATTCTGAATTTTGATTACATTTCTAAAATCCCACTAGGTTAATGTTTACAGGTATAATTCTGGTAACCTCAGGGCAGATGAAAATATGCAGACCCCCTGTGATCTCTAAGGcccccaggttgggaaccactggttCAGAGTATTAATGTACgttgggtacagaaagtattcagatcccCTCAAATTTTTCACTGTTTGTTAAATGACTAGCAAATGGTTGCAATATAAGTTAATTTTCCCCCTCAATAATGtccacacagcaccccatattgacagaaaaacacggaattgttgacatttctgcagatttattaacagaaaaatgaaatatggagagacctaaaatggCTGCCCAGCAACGTtcaccatccaacctgccagaactggagggGATCTGTGAAACTTTCTCTTAAAGACCCATGgttgtattagatcaaaagggagcttctactaaGTACTGAGCAAAGGAGTCTGAATACTTACGACCATGAGATATTTCAGTTTTCGtaataataaatctgcaaaaacctCAACAATTCCGTgtttgtcaatatggggtgctgtgtgtacattaatgaggaaatatGAACTTAAATGGTTTTAGCAAATgcctgcaatataacaaagtgaaaaaaacctaagggggtctgaatactttctgtagcCACTGTAAATCTTTTGACCCACCTTATTACAAACTAGAATACACAGAAAATACCTGATTGAGTTGCTGTAATTTAAACACAGTATAGTGTCCATTTTACAAACTTTagtataatataaattatagtGGTTAAAACTGCCTGGATGTAATAGCATGTACTTGAATCATACATGCAAGGTTCTTGGTAACTGCATGGTATTGCACTGTATATGtaatgaagtgttaaaaaaaaaaaaaaaaccttttcctGTTCAAATTTGTATTAAGGTTTCAGATCACAGCCAAGGGCAAAAACATGCTTCTGCAAgtcatttgttggccttttagACTTCCCTGATGCTTTTAGCTTTACAACTCCACTCGCCATGTTCGCCATTGTGAATACAAGTCATTCCCTTAAATATTGAGAGACTCAGTGTTAGCTATGGAATAATCTTCAATAATCCTACCAGCAGGGGACAGGTTGCATGCAGCGAGTCGGAAATTCCCTCCACTGGAGCaagagaaaagaaacatttaaagtttaaaatagctttatttgttttaaaatatacatcagtttacaaattctgaaaataaaattaGTCGAGGAAtaacagtcctttttttttaaaagatttttttttaagtctgtattttgttttaaagggagaaagaaaaaaaaaaaaaaaaactttgcttcAGCAAAGTCGAGCCTGAACGGAATCACCAGACACCACGTTGGAAGAATGACCGTGTGGGAGGGgggatgtaaaaatgttcataGAAGAACCAGCGTGATACAatgacagaaacacagaaacccAACACGCTGAACTCTGTTCCAAATGCCGGATCAGAAAAACCAACTTGCATAACATTCATTTACAGTCAACAAGAGATGCTCAACATTCGGTTTTTAATTCAGAAAAGAAGTGAGACAACAAtgccattttgaaatgaaaagaaaattatgGGAAATAAAATCTAGAAGGTAAAAAAAGgacttttcttctcctttttgtcAAATCACACAGAACAGATTGGCTGGGTGCTGCAGACATTAAAACCTGAAATGAAGTAAGCGGGACTCAGACAGTTAGTCACAAAGTTACTCATCATTAACACATAGAGATGGAACCGTCTCACAGTGCATGATTGCAGGGAATTATGTACACGGACACGTATGATTACTGGGTACAAACAAGATTTTaaaagtaatgaaaataaaccaacaaataGCTTAAATTTCAAACGATCAATTCTATCAATTAAATGAAAGGTAATATATTACTCTAACAAATCATTCTGCCTGGGAAACACTAATGTGTTTACGCATCTGTTGGTACGACAGACCAACAGTTATGAGCAGAACCTACGATAGGTGACCTTGGATTGGGTAAAAAGGGGGAA
Above is a genomic segment from Denticeps clupeoides chromosome 8, fDenClu1.1, whole genome shotgun sequence containing:
- the lrrc73 gene encoding leucine-rich repeat-containing protein 73 isoform X2, which produces MLPGSIQITGESLSGAEIKDICDSLKENSVRLLSVRGCQLSDRDFGRVCRGVAESHSLAQLNLNLGVVSSIGRTKQLADALRANRSIQTLFLHGSPLLDAGLVALNTALSTHPSLVSLDLGDCMLGDEAVRLICGMLPPDGAKSGLRELTLSANPAISTNGWARLAVAVAHSSQLRVLNLDYNPLGDQIAGMLAVAVASSRSLEVLDLEGTGLTNQSAQIFLDMVENYPTCLRVLVLAENAISPELQQQISDLLSEGEEEDDKDGEAHGNAQSSREKIAWVPHSTPQAQRQCCIHK
- the lrrc73 gene encoding leucine-rich repeat-containing protein 73 isoform X1 — protein: MLPGSIQITGESLSGAEIKDICDSLKENSVRLLSVRGCQLSDRDFGRVCRGVAESHSLAQLNLNLGVVSSIGRTKQLADALRANRSIQTLFLHGSPLLDAGLVALNTALSTHPSLVSLDLGDCMLGDEAVRLICGMLPPDGAKSGLRELTLSANPAISTNGWARLAVAVAHSSQLRVLNLDYNPLGDQIAGMLAVAVASSRSLEVLDLEGTGLTNQSAQIFLDMVENYPTCLRVLVLAENAISPELQQQISDLLSEGEEEDDKDGEAHGNAQSSREKIAWVPHSNSNTQVVLVTSGLGDSLLAETEL
- the lrrc73 gene encoding leucine-rich repeat-containing protein 73 isoform X3 is translated as MLGDEAVRLICGMLPPDGAKSGLRELTLSANPAISTNGWARLAVAVAHSSQLRVLNLDYNPLGDQIAGMLAVAVASSRSLEVLDLEGTGLTNQSAQIFLDMVENYPTCLRVLVLAENAISPELQQQISDLLSEGEEEDDKDGEAHGNAQSSREKIAWVPHSNSNTQVVLVTSGLGDSLLAETEL